In one Drosophila albomicans strain 15112-1751.03 chromosome X, ASM965048v2, whole genome shotgun sequence genomic region, the following are encoded:
- the LOC127566146 gene encoding uncharacterized protein LOC127566146: protein MDNLNNYKLDDSSSSSNGISEENDINELKAQMDSVQERTMNMEALNATVQQVCEENSGQATMAQVMENQPRGDISQHFFATLMMAGAKKVKLVGQRGQLLEPHELSVELQQPPPEED from the exons atggaTAATCTGAATAATTATAAGCTGGACGACTCTTCATCGTCGAGCAATGGAATCTCCGAGGAGAACGATATCAATGAATTGAAGGCCCAAATGGACTCTGTGCAGGAGCGCACAATGAATATGGAAGCTTTAAATGCGACTGTCCAGCAG GTGTGCGAAGAAAATTCTGGACAGGCGACAATGGCTCAAGTGATGGAGAATCAGCCACGTGGCGATATTTCGCAGCATTTCTTCGCCACGTTGATGATGGCAGGGGCAAAGAAGGTTAAGCTCGTCGGCCAGCGGGGACAACTACTTGAACCCCACGAGCTGAGCGTGGAGCTACAACAACCACCACCGGAAGAAGACTGA